One genomic window of Candidatus Nitrospira inopinata includes the following:
- a CDS encoding PEP-CTERM sorting domain-containing protein: MFAHDQQQIAGTENTATQWLNGPEARSCWVAGGVCSPSVRNDGGFRAMIIRFESPTNFFDIQTVWLSDPANIFAFDALNNQVGSCTGFDLSCNGIGSRSSFTYSSTNFTTLQMGSMDGDRLIQTIIIGGVSGTVGLDAMRYASVPEPSSILLLGAGLMMFFILSRKRVTGLH; the protein is encoded by the coding sequence ATGTTCGCGCACGATCAACAGCAGATTGCCGGTACTGAGAACACCGCAACACAATGGTTGAATGGACCAGAAGCTCGATCTTGCTGGGTAGCAGGAGGAGTATGTTCTCCTTCGGTTAGGAATGATGGGGGCTTCCGTGCGATGATTATCCGATTTGAGAGCCCCACCAACTTTTTTGATATTCAGACGGTGTGGCTCAGCGACCCGGCAAACATTTTTGCCTTTGATGCTTTGAACAATCAGGTAGGGTCCTGCACTGGTTTTGACCTGTCTTGTAATGGAATCGGCAGCAGGTCGAGCTTCACGTACTCAAGCACGAATTTCACGACTCTGCAAATGGGAAGCATGGATGGAGATCGTTTGATCCAGACGATCATCATCGGCGGCGTTTCGGGCACCGTTGGCTTGGACGCCATGCGCTACGCTAGTGTGCCAGAACCTTCCTCCATTTTGCTGCTGGGGGCAGGTCTCATGATGTTCTTCATATTGTCCAGGAAGAGAGTCACTGGCTTACACTGA
- a CDS encoding IS3 family transposase (programmed frameshift), with protein sequence MGARRKFSAEYTREAVAMLDAPGVTVSQIAADRGIGANVLGRWRRELRRQPQQAFVGHGCSRDEELSQLRRELARVTKERDFLPRSGRVHRESGAMKVRMIQRGRDAFPIRWMCRCLRVSASGDDGWATRTPSRRTAENARLVRRMRELHTEHDGVLGSPRMWEELRYASERCGRHRVARLMRRAGLQGVPQRRKTSGLPPAGTQNHLERDFTATAPNTKWVTDITYIRTAEHWLYLCIVLDLHSGVVVGGSMSPRQDRHLVMQAVLMAVWQRPGRTPVILHSDRGCQFTSEEYQSFLAAHHITCSMSAVGSCADNAAAESFFGVLKRERVNRRPYRTRAEARADLFDYIERWHNPRQRRRLAVQQEGKQRLTQVSVETG encoded by the exons ATGGGAGCACGACGGAAGTTTTCAGCGGAGTACACGCGAGAAGCGGTGGCCATGCTCGACGCACCGGGGGTGACGGTGAGTCAGATCGCCGCCGACCGAGGCATTGGGGCCAATGTGTTGGGACGCTGGCGGCGGGAGTTGCGCCGTCAGCCCCAGCAGGCTTTTGTGGGCCATGGGTGCTCGCGGGATGAAGAGCTGAGCCAGTTGCGGCGGGAGCTGGCTCGCGTGACCAAGGAGCGGGATTTTTTGC CGCGCAGCGGCCGCGTGCATCGCGAAAGCGGCGCGATGAAGGTTCGGATGATCCAACGAGGCCGCGATGCGTTTCCCATCCGATGGATGTGCCGCTGTTTGCGGGTGTCGGCCAGCGGGGATGACGGCTGGGCGACCCGCACGCCAAGTAGGCGGACGGCGGAGAACGCCCGGCTGGTGCGGCGCATGCGGGAACTGCATACCGAGCATGATGGTGTGCTCGGCAGTCCCCGGATGTGGGAGGAACTCCGCTACGCCAGCGAGCGCTGTGGCCGCCACCGGGTGGCCCGCTTAATGCGCCGGGCCGGCTTGCAGGGGGTGCCGCAGCGGCGGAAGACTTCTGGCCTCCCGCCGGCTGGGACACAGAACCATTTGGAGCGAGACTTTACCGCCACGGCCCCCAACACCAAATGGGTCACCGACATCACCTACATCCGCACCGCCGAACACTGGCTCTATCTCTGCATCGTGCTGGATTTGCATTCGGGGGTGGTCGTGGGCGGGTCGATGAGTCCACGACAGGACCGGCACCTCGTCATGCAGGCGGTGTTGATGGCGGTGTGGCAGCGACCGGGTCGGACACCGGTCATTCTCCATTCCGATCGCGGCTGTCAATTTACGTCGGAAGAATATCAGTCCTTCTTGGCGGCGCACCACATTACCTGCAGCATGAGTGCGGTGGGCAGTTGTGCCGATAATGCGGCGGCCGAGAGTTTCTTCGGCGTGCTCAAACGCGAGCGGGTGAACCGGCGGCCGTACCGGACGAGAGCCGAGGCAAGAGCGGATCTCTTTGACTACATTGAACGCTGGCACAATCCCCGCCAGCGGCGAAGACTGGCGGTTCAGCAAGAGGGGAAGCAACGCTTAACTCAGGTGTCCGTGGAAACGGGGTAG
- a CDS encoding IS5 family transposase encodes MLRLRDEQWERIREHFPEEHIPEGRPGRKPVPTRAVLGAVLWILNTGAQWHRLPQCYPNYKTVHRRFQQWCEREVRREILKELANTLRDEGDIDERESFIDATFASAKGGGEGIGKTRRGKGVKILAIVDRHGLPLSVSTHAANHHEVTLVQLSFDFYMLEAKPEHLIGDRAYDSDGLDDDLHQDGVNMIAPHRSTRKLKTQDGRHLRRYQRRWLVERFFAWLQWKRRLLVRWEYYPSNFLGFVQLACITMLLRQF; translated from the coding sequence GTGCTTCGATTGCGCGACGAGCAATGGGAACGGATTCGGGAACATTTTCCCGAAGAACACATCCCCGAAGGACGCCCTGGCCGCAAGCCGGTTCCCACCCGTGCGGTCCTGGGCGCGGTGCTGTGGATTCTCAACACCGGTGCGCAATGGCACAGGCTGCCGCAGTGCTACCCCAACTACAAAACGGTGCATCGGCGGTTTCAGCAGTGGTGCGAACGCGAAGTGCGGCGCGAGATTTTGAAGGAGTTGGCCAATACGCTGCGCGACGAAGGGGACATCGACGAGCGCGAGAGTTTCATCGATGCAACGTTTGCCTCCGCCAAAGGCGGCGGCGAGGGCATCGGCAAAACCCGCCGTGGCAAAGGTGTCAAGATTCTCGCGATTGTCGATCGCCATGGGCTGCCGCTCTCGGTGAGCACGCACGCGGCCAATCATCATGAAGTTACGCTGGTGCAACTCAGCTTCGACTTCTACATGCTGGAAGCCAAACCCGAGCACCTCATTGGCGACCGGGCCTATGACAGCGATGGGCTCGATGATGACCTCCACCAAGATGGGGTGAACATGATTGCCCCTCATCGGTCGACGCGAAAGCTGAAGACCCAAGATGGGCGGCACCTGCGACGGTATCAGCGCCGATGGCTCGTCGAGCGGTTCTTTGCGTGGTTGCAATGGAAACGGCGCTTGCTGGTTCGCTGGGAATACTACCCCTCAAACTTTCTCGGGTTTGTGCAGCTCGCATGCATCACCATGCTCCTCAGGCAATTTTGA
- a CDS encoding tyrosine-type recombinase/integrase, with product MGLTKRRDSYYVEFPVIESADGKSLVLASGVPGARWKRWKVGCLNKTVAREMEAAVKTRLLLGHEKTEQAKPTLFKEWAMAYLELESVRTLRSFIGRSHSINTHLIPFFGHQILSEIRPEDIEAFRSQRKKPNGKPASTQTINHDHIALKHCLNVAIKRGLLQANPASRVTIPNPQNERDRVLTEDEWSRLHHAAKPHLRPVLLTAYQLGQRFREIVSLTWDHVDLRRGFITLRSHETKTKTGRRIPMTPDVRATFQRLAKVRSLSNNHVFTYKGRPLQRISRSFRTALRDAGITDFRFHDLRHCASTNLRRAGVDTATAMKIVGHKSEKMWKRYNSIEERDLTEAALKVQKYLQDNTPVTLPEVIGKGNPSK from the coding sequence ATGGGACTCACTAAGCGGCGGGATAGTTACTATGTGGAGTTTCCGGTGATCGAAAGTGCGGACGGAAAATCATTGGTCCTCGCGAGTGGTGTACCCGGTGCCCGATGGAAACGCTGGAAGGTGGGGTGTCTCAATAAGACTGTTGCCAGAGAGATGGAAGCAGCGGTGAAGACTCGCTTGCTACTTGGTCACGAGAAAACCGAACAAGCCAAGCCTACGTTGTTCAAGGAATGGGCGATGGCCTACCTTGAGCTTGAGAGCGTGAGGACGCTTCGTTCTTTCATTGGCCGTTCCCATAGCATCAACACCCACCTCATACCCTTCTTCGGTCATCAGATCCTCTCTGAGATCCGACCGGAAGACATAGAAGCTTTCCGCAGCCAAAGAAAGAAGCCAAATGGCAAACCGGCCAGCACTCAGACCATCAACCATGATCACATCGCCCTGAAGCATTGCTTGAACGTGGCCATCAAGCGAGGACTACTGCAGGCTAACCCTGCTTCACGGGTAACCATACCCAACCCACAGAACGAGCGGGACCGAGTGTTGACCGAGGACGAATGGAGCCGGTTACATCACGCCGCGAAGCCACACCTCCGCCCGGTGCTCTTAACGGCCTACCAACTGGGCCAGCGATTCAGGGAGATTGTGTCTCTGACCTGGGACCATGTTGACCTCCGTAGGGGATTCATCACCCTTCGCAGTCATGAGACCAAGACGAAAACAGGCCGACGTATTCCCATGACGCCAGACGTTCGCGCAACCTTCCAACGCCTGGCTAAGGTTCGTAGTCTGTCGAATAACCACGTTTTCACCTACAAGGGCCGACCGCTTCAACGTATCAGCCGATCCTTCAGGACCGCATTGAGAGATGCTGGAATAACTGACTTTAGATTCCATGATCTCCGTCATTGTGCATCGACAAACCTACGACGCGCCGGTGTGGATACAGCAACCGCGATGAAGATTGTTGGTCACAAGTCAGAGAAGATGTGGAAGCGGTACAACTCAATAGAGGAGAGAGACTTGACTGAAGCCGCCTTGAAGGTGCAAAAGTATCTCCAAGATAACACTCCCGTAACACTGCCGGAAGTTATCGGGAAGGGCAATCCTTCCAAGTAG
- a CDS encoding helix-turn-helix domain-containing protein encodes MNNLLTMDEAAKYLGISKLTLYGWVSARKLGYVKIGRLVKFKQAQLDAWIDQHTITPRRDSHGTH; translated from the coding sequence ATGAATAACCTTTTGACAATGGATGAGGCCGCGAAGTATTTAGGCATATCCAAATTGACCCTGTACGGATGGGTCTCCGCGAGGAAACTGGGGTACGTCAAAATCGGACGGCTGGTGAAGTTCAAGCAAGCTCAGCTGGACGCCTGGATCGATCAGCACACGATCACACCACGGAGAGACAGCCATGGGACTCACTAA
- the lexA gene encoding transcriptional repressor LexA has product MQPHELKQVRTSLGLTQDTLAQTLNVTRQTINRYEQKIVPIPTTVELALMQLSSSQIQLAGVVAAGAPIEPIPQMERVEVPKSMVGRGETFALRVKGMSMQDEGIFSGDVVVVQKQATARNGQTVIALVNGEATIKTYHRKGSTVELLPANDAMQPIIIKPSDSFQIEGIVVGVIRHLRK; this is encoded by the coding sequence ATGCAGCCTCATGAACTCAAACAGGTGCGGACTTCTCTCGGATTGACCCAGGACACCCTTGCGCAGACCCTCAATGTGACGAGGCAGACCATCAATCGGTACGAACAGAAGATCGTGCCGATCCCCACGACCGTCGAACTGGCCCTAATGCAACTCAGCTCCTCGCAGATTCAGCTGGCTGGGGTTGTCGCGGCAGGGGCGCCCATTGAACCGATTCCTCAGATGGAACGCGTCGAGGTTCCGAAAAGCATGGTCGGTCGTGGAGAGACCTTCGCCCTTCGGGTGAAGGGCATGTCCATGCAGGACGAAGGAATCTTCTCCGGTGATGTGGTCGTAGTTCAGAAGCAAGCCACTGCCCGCAATGGGCAGACCGTGATCGCCTTGGTGAATGGCGAGGCCACGATCAAGACCTATCACCGCAAGGGCAGCACGGTCGAACTCCTCCCTGCCAATGACGCTATGCAGCCGATCATCATCAAGCCGTCGGACAGCTTCCAGATCGAAGGCATTGTCGTCGGCGTCATCCGTCATCTCCGAAAGTGA
- a CDS encoding DNA polymerase Y family protein — protein sequence MDRQIVCFGIPAFEVAVARLHDPSLSTRPVAIAPLNTPRACLREVSAEAEQEGLGIGMSVEQARRICSSLHVLSPNPAGIRTADESLLHIVSRYAPVWEPVQPGSFVMDVTGTGRLFGPAYDIATKVQHEVLAQYRLDGVAGVGSNKLVAQTAATLIQPSELYDVRPGSEPVFMAPLSVGTLPGLQRPCMRQVLTRLDDLNLDTLGDVAESPVDALEVALGDYAGQLSRWALGIDSLPVLPPSSQPRLEETVLLDPDEIDDPVLTGRLLDALQRLCRMLRSQRRVCGRLSLTIRYSDHIEVTKHKHLTPETCWEYDLSSVVLLLFQKCMRRRIRLRTMTLSVTGLAEYTEQGALFDTRSLDDQRRQERAKKLAVALDQLHTRFGEQSIRYGRSG from the coding sequence ATGGACCGCCAAATTGTCTGCTTTGGGATTCCTGCCTTCGAAGTCGCTGTCGCGCGGTTGCATGATCCCAGCCTCTCGACGCGACCAGTCGCCATCGCTCCATTAAATACCCCTCGGGCATGTCTGCGTGAGGTCTCAGCTGAAGCCGAACAAGAAGGTCTTGGGATCGGAATGTCCGTCGAGCAAGCACGACGGATCTGTTCTTCCCTGCACGTCCTTTCCCCGAATCCTGCTGGAATCCGTACGGCGGATGAGTCGTTGCTTCACATCGTGAGCCGCTATGCTCCGGTCTGGGAACCAGTTCAGCCAGGGTCCTTCGTGATGGATGTGACCGGAACTGGTCGACTCTTCGGACCTGCGTATGACATCGCGACAAAGGTCCAACATGAAGTCCTTGCTCAATATCGCCTCGACGGGGTCGCCGGTGTGGGGAGCAACAAGCTCGTGGCTCAGACTGCGGCGACGTTGATTCAGCCGTCAGAACTGTATGATGTCCGCCCAGGGTCGGAGCCGGTGTTCATGGCACCACTGTCGGTGGGCACCCTGCCGGGCTTGCAGCGGCCTTGCATGCGGCAAGTGCTAACGCGGCTCGATGATCTGAACCTCGATACGCTCGGTGACGTGGCGGAGAGTCCCGTTGACGCGTTGGAAGTGGCGCTGGGGGACTATGCCGGACAACTCTCCCGCTGGGCGCTGGGGATTGATTCATTGCCGGTGTTGCCACCGTCGAGTCAGCCCCGGCTCGAAGAGACGGTCCTTCTCGATCCAGATGAAATCGATGATCCCGTGCTGACCGGTCGATTGCTCGACGCGCTACAACGGCTCTGTCGAATGCTGCGGAGTCAGCGTCGCGTCTGTGGCCGTCTGTCCCTCACGATCCGCTATAGCGATCACATTGAGGTGACCAAACACAAGCACCTCACACCTGAGACCTGTTGGGAATATGACCTGTCTTCCGTGGTGCTATTACTCTTTCAGAAATGCATGCGTCGGCGGATTCGCTTGAGAACCATGACTTTGAGCGTGACAGGCCTAGCTGAGTATACCGAGCAAGGTGCCCTCTTCGATACCCGATCCCTCGACGACCAGCGTCGGCAGGAGCGGGCCAAGAAGCTCGCCGTCGCGCTCGATCAGCTCCATACCCGTTTTGGCGAACAGTCCATTCGCTATGGGAGGAGTGGGTAA
- a CDS encoding DNA polymerase III subunit alpha — protein sequence MAFVHLHTHSSFSPMWGVPTLDALCQAAQSQGQDYLALTDTNGLYGAIRYLEVAHEHGLKPILGAELVSDQHRAVLLAKNFTGYGNLCRILSARHCDASFEFIETVARHRTGLVLLSDDPVAVTAWQAESATDLYIELTPGLTLQDTVAVSRRLRLPPVATTRAAFLHSADYQAHRLLRAIAENTTLSRLKPDHCALPSHSLMPEPVLTRHLPHVPEAIANTRQIAEQCHTEWDFKQTIFPSFRRLSSGAAFETLHRKTYEGAIWRYGALSPVVRERIEKELMVIRDKGYADYFLVVDEIVRQAPRTCGRGSAAASIVSYCLGITHVDPIRHNLLFERFLNPGRHDPPDIDVDFPWDERPAILEWVFQQYGHQHAAMVANQNQLATRAALREIAKVYGLPAGEIGKALNFLQRRADFVDVQPGMTVKDWARDVCRALNLRSPWPEILYWSTQLDGHFRNLGLHPGGVVLVSDEIRRYVPVEISASNLPVIQWEKDQTEDAGLVKIDLLGNRSLAVIRDAIVAITRNTGHVIDYATWDPLTDPATNDLIRRGETMGCFYVESPATRLLLKKLWGGMPPERRAVADVFEYLVVVSSIIRPAANVFADEFVRRAHGQQYQSLHPLLDEVLAETHGIMVYQEDVMNVAAALGGLSVEDGDQLRKVLSKKHKERQLRDYQRQFYQGAMARGVNCRVIDSIWAMVMSFAGYSFCKPHSASYAQVSFKAAYLRAHYPAEFVAAVVSNQGGYYSAFAYLSEGRRMGLTILPPDINASVWTYTGSETTVRMGLMQIKGLQENLAKQLIAEREQHGPYRSLSDFLSRVKLDYTQAKLLIKAGCFDSIAGELTRPALLWRVFAAQATKPPSSIPIPTEYSAQKTLQHELALFGFPLCCHPLDLFKEALAATPHTLARDLDQYVGQEVTLIGWLLTEKIVSTKKGEPMEFMTLEDQTGMYDATVFPTTYRHYCHLLATNQAYVVTGLVEEHFATVTVTMKTLQLLTTGGIPASSEPLEELSV from the coding sequence GTGGCCTTCGTCCACCTGCACACGCATTCGTCCTTTTCGCCGATGTGGGGCGTGCCCACGCTGGATGCCCTCTGTCAGGCAGCTCAATCACAAGGACAAGACTATCTCGCGCTCACCGATACCAACGGACTCTATGGCGCGATCCGCTATCTCGAAGTCGCGCACGAGCATGGACTCAAGCCGATCTTGGGCGCGGAACTCGTCTCCGATCAGCACCGGGCCGTGTTGCTCGCGAAGAACTTCACGGGGTACGGCAATCTTTGCCGGATTCTGTCCGCGCGTCACTGTGATGCGTCCTTTGAGTTCATCGAGACCGTGGCGCGGCATCGCACGGGACTGGTGTTGCTGTCTGATGATCCTGTCGCGGTGACTGCGTGGCAGGCGGAGTCGGCAACGGATCTCTACATCGAGCTCACACCGGGTCTCACCTTACAAGACACGGTCGCAGTGAGCCGCCGACTTAGACTGCCGCCGGTAGCCACCACCCGCGCCGCGTTCCTTCACTCGGCCGACTATCAGGCCCATCGGCTCTTACGGGCCATCGCCGAAAATACGACGCTCTCACGACTCAAGCCCGACCACTGTGCGCTCCCCTCTCACTCGCTGATGCCGGAACCCGTGCTCACGCGACATCTGCCTCACGTGCCGGAAGCCATCGCCAACACGCGGCAGATTGCCGAACAGTGCCACACCGAGTGGGACTTCAAACAGACTATCTTTCCCTCCTTCCGTCGGCTCTCCTCAGGCGCCGCCTTTGAAACACTACACCGCAAGACCTACGAAGGCGCCATCTGGCGCTATGGTGCCTTGTCTCCCGTAGTCCGAGAGCGCATCGAAAAGGAACTCATGGTGATCCGTGACAAGGGCTATGCCGACTACTTTCTCGTGGTGGATGAGATCGTGCGGCAAGCCCCACGGACCTGTGGTCGAGGGTCCGCTGCGGCGTCAATTGTCTCCTATTGTCTCGGCATCACACATGTGGACCCGATTCGGCACAATCTCCTCTTTGAGCGGTTTCTCAATCCCGGTCGGCATGATCCGCCCGACATCGACGTAGACTTTCCCTGGGATGAGCGGCCTGCCATTCTCGAATGGGTCTTTCAGCAGTATGGGCATCAGCACGCCGCGATGGTCGCCAATCAGAACCAGCTGGCCACACGTGCGGCCTTGCGCGAGATTGCGAAGGTCTATGGCCTGCCGGCCGGTGAGATCGGCAAGGCGTTGAACTTTCTCCAGCGACGAGCGGACTTCGTCGATGTGCAACCGGGGATGACGGTGAAAGACTGGGCGCGGGATGTCTGCAGGGCCTTGAACCTCAGAAGCCCCTGGCCGGAGATTCTTTACTGGTCAACGCAATTGGACGGCCACTTCCGAAATCTGGGGCTCCATCCTGGTGGCGTCGTACTGGTCTCCGATGAGATCCGACGCTATGTTCCGGTTGAGATCTCCGCGTCAAACCTGCCGGTGATCCAATGGGAGAAAGATCAAACCGAAGACGCGGGACTCGTCAAGATCGATCTCTTAGGCAATCGCTCGCTCGCCGTCATCCGTGACGCCATCGTGGCCATCACTCGCAACACGGGACATGTCATCGACTATGCGACCTGGGACCCACTCACTGATCCAGCCACCAATGACTTGATTCGTCGGGGTGAGACGATGGGCTGCTTCTATGTGGAATCTCCCGCAACCAGGCTGTTACTCAAGAAGCTCTGGGGTGGAATGCCACCAGAGCGACGTGCCGTGGCCGATGTCTTTGAGTATCTCGTGGTGGTGTCGTCGATCATCCGCCCCGCGGCGAATGTGTTCGCCGATGAATTTGTGCGTCGGGCCCATGGGCAGCAGTATCAGTCACTTCATCCCTTGCTTGATGAAGTACTCGCGGAGACCCACGGCATCATGGTGTATCAGGAAGATGTGATGAACGTGGCGGCCGCCTTGGGTGGACTCTCGGTTGAAGATGGTGATCAGCTTCGGAAGGTGTTGAGCAAGAAGCACAAGGAACGGCAACTGCGAGACTATCAACGCCAGTTCTATCAGGGAGCGATGGCCCGTGGTGTGAACTGTCGCGTGATCGACTCGATCTGGGCCATGGTCATGAGCTTCGCGGGCTATAGTTTCTGTAAGCCGCATAGTGCGAGCTATGCGCAAGTGAGCTTCAAGGCCGCCTATCTCAGAGCGCATTATCCGGCGGAATTCGTTGCCGCCGTCGTGAGCAATCAAGGCGGCTATTACTCGGCCTTTGCGTATTTGTCAGAGGGACGACGGATGGGCCTCACCATCCTGCCGCCGGACATCAATGCGAGTGTGTGGACCTACACCGGATCAGAAACCACCGTTCGCATGGGACTGATGCAGATCAAAGGCCTTCAAGAAAATCTCGCCAAGCAGCTCATTGCCGAACGAGAACAGCACGGTCCCTACCGATCGCTGTCAGATTTTCTGAGTCGCGTGAAACTGGACTACACCCAAGCCAAATTGTTGATCAAAGCCGGATGCTTTGATTCGATTGCCGGTGAACTCACCAGACCAGCCCTGCTCTGGCGTGTCTTCGCTGCGCAGGCGACCAAGCCACCGAGTTCCATCCCAATCCCAACGGAGTATTCAGCCCAGAAGACACTACAGCACGAACTCGCCCTCTTCGGCTTCCCCTTATGCTGTCATCCGCTCGACCTGTTCAAGGAGGCGCTGGCTGCGACCCCACACACGCTCGCGAGAGACTTGGATCAGTATGTGGGACAAGAAGTCACCCTCATTGGGTGGCTCCTGACGGAGAAGATCGTCTCCACGAAGAAAGGCGAGCCGATGGAGTTCATGACGCTGGAGGATCAGACCGGGATGTATGACGCCACCGTGTTTCCCACCACCTACAGGCATTACTGTCATCTGCTCGCGACGAACCAAGCCTATGTGGTGACCGGTTTGGTGGAAGAGCATTTTGCGACCGTCACGGTCACCATGAAAACACTACAACTCCTGACCACCGGTGGAATCCCGGCATCGAGTGAGCCGCTTGAGGAGCTAAGCGTGTAA
- a CDS encoding DUF72 domain-containing protein yields MPLSPLIRFGTSTWTYEGWQGQVYFKKYAKTTFARECLGEYCQYLHNGEPCFRTVGNDSTFYRPPTANQLRHYLNQIPEDFEMCFKVWEEITIPAYAKQARYGTKAGQPNPRFLDAKLFNDLVLTPYREAKFEPHTGPFLFEFQRHGMSGEEFCSRLDTFFSQLPRDFLYAIEIRNAGLLGPDYRKVLENHGVAHVYNHWSYMPPLREQHQRMEERFTAPFTVLRLLTPLKISYEAAKKRAEPYTKIVEELPEMRRDAVELVKKAVGENRRAYVLVNNRSEGNAPLTIKALRNALRDAPL; encoded by the coding sequence ATGCCCCTCTCACCGCTGATTCGGTTCGGAACTTCCACCTGGACCTACGAAGGCTGGCAAGGACAGGTCTACTTCAAGAAGTACGCGAAGACCACCTTTGCGCGGGAATGTTTGGGAGAATACTGCCAATACCTCCACAACGGTGAACCCTGCTTTCGCACGGTCGGCAATGATTCCACGTTCTACCGTCCACCGACAGCCAACCAACTACGACACTATCTCAATCAGATACCCGAAGATTTTGAGATGTGCTTCAAGGTCTGGGAGGAGATCACGATTCCGGCCTATGCGAAGCAAGCTCGGTATGGCACGAAGGCCGGACAACCGAATCCGCGCTTCCTGGATGCAAAGCTCTTCAACGACCTCGTATTGACCCCCTATCGAGAAGCGAAGTTTGAACCACACACCGGCCCATTCTTGTTCGAGTTCCAACGGCACGGGATGTCGGGTGAGGAGTTCTGCTCGCGACTGGACACTTTCTTCAGCCAACTCCCCAGGGACTTTCTCTATGCGATCGAAATTCGCAACGCGGGCTTGCTGGGTCCTGACTATCGCAAGGTCTTAGAGAATCACGGAGTCGCGCATGTCTACAACCATTGGTCCTACATGCCGCCGTTACGGGAGCAGCATCAACGGATGGAGGAACGCTTCACGGCACCCTTCACGGTCCTGCGCCTCCTGACGCCGCTTAAGATCTCCTATGAAGCCGCGAAGAAACGAGCAGAACCGTACACGAAGATTGTGGAAGAGCTGCCAGAGATGCGGCGAGACGCCGTGGAGCTGGTGAAGAAGGCGGTCGGAGAAAATCGCCGGGCGTACGTTTTGGTCAACAACCGCAGCGAAGGGAACGCGCCGTTGACGATTAAGGCCCTACGGAATGCGCTGCGAGACGCGCCGCTGTGA